The following is a genomic window from Pseudomonas purpurea.
CACCAGCATCTCCCAGCAAACCAACCTGCTGGCACTCAACGCGGCGATTGAAGCGGCACGAGCCGGTGAAGCCGGGCGCGGTTTCGCGGTGGTGGCTGATGAAGTGCGCAACCTGGCACACCGCACCCAGGAGTCGGCGCAGCAAGTACAAACGATGATCGAGGAACTGCAAGTGGGTGCCCGCGAGTCGGTCAGCACCATGAGCGAAAGCCAGCGTCACAGTCAGGACAGCGTGGAAATCGCCAACCTGGCCGGCGAACGCCTCAACAGCGTGACCTTGCGTATCGGTGAGATCGACGGCATGAACCAGTCGGTGGCCACCGCCACCGAGGAACAGACGTCCGTGGTGGAGTCGATCAATATCGACATCACCGAGATCAACACGCTCAATCAGGAAGGGGTAGAGAACCTGCAATCGACACTGCGTGCCTGCTCCGACCTGGAACAGCAAGCTGCACGCCTGAAGCAGTTGGTAGGCAGTTTCCGAATCTAACGCCCTTCAGGGCTTCTTTGCGGGTAATTCCGCGCCTACAGGCGTAGGTGCGGGCTTCTCCTGCAATTGCTCCCAGAGTTCGGCAGCACCAGGAAAATCCGTGCCGTCCTCGGCACTCAGGTCATCCGGATCGTAACGACTCAGACAGCCCTCGCCCAGGGTTGCTGGCGCCTTGGAAGTCGCTTTGTCCAGTGGATCAGCCATCTCCCCTACCTCACTCTGAAAAAGGGCCTGAGGCGATTGAACGCTCAGGCCCTTGTTTTTTCAATCATCACGTCGGCGATCAGAACACTACGGTTTTGTTGCCGTGGACCAGCACTCGGTCCTCAAGGTGATAACGCAGGCCACGGGCCAGCACCATCTTCTCGACGTCACGGCCGAAACGCACCATGTCTTCAATGCTGTCGCTGTGGCTGACGCGCACCACGTCCTGCTCGATGATCGGGCCGGCATCCAGCTCTTCGGTCACGTAGTGGCATGTAGCGCCGATCAGCTTCACGCCGCGCATCGACGCCTGGTGATACGGCTTGGCGCCAACGAACGACGGCAGGAAGCTGTGGTGAATGTTGATGACCTTGTGCGCGTACTCGGTGCACAACGCCGGCGGCAGAATCTGCATGTAACGGGCAAGCACGACCACTTCGGCATCGTGCTGCTTGACCAGGCGCGACACTTCGGCGAACGCCGGTTCTTTATCCTGAGGATTGACCGGCACGTGGTAGTAAGGAATGCCATGCCACTCGACCATGCTGCGCAGGTCGTCGTGGTTGGAAATCACGCAGGAAATCTCGCAGTCCAGCTCATCGCTGTGCCAGCGGTGCAGCAGGTCAGCCAGGCAGTGGGATTCACGGCTGGCCATCAACACCACGCGCTTCTTCTGCTCGGTGTCGGTAATGCGCCAATCCATCGAGAACTCCTCGGCGATGGGCGCAAACGCCTCGCGAAAAGCCTCAATACCGAAAGGCAGCGAATCGGCACGAATTTCGTGACGCATGAAGAACCAGCCACTGAGATTGTCCGAGTGATGGCTCGCTTCAGTGATCCAGCCGTTATGTGACGCCAGAAAGTTACTGACTTTAGCAACGATGCCGACGCGGTCCGGGCAAGCAATCACTAGCCGAAAAGTGCGCATGAGGGGAAAACTCCAGAACTTCGCAAAGGCCGCTATTCTAGCGATTGTGCGGCAAACCTGCAGTACTCCTGACGCTTGGGTCACAGGATGAACTCGCCATGGAATGCAGAGGCCGCTCGGGCGCGTTACGCGACAGCGTCGAGATCGCTGTTTGGTTCATTACACAAGCACGCAATTGTGAATATCTGTGTTGACTACATCACCTTATTTAACTGCACACCCGCTTTTTGCGCTAACCACACTAATTAAATTAAATAAAAGCCCGTCTAAATGTTTACTTGATGAAACTGTCTG
Proteins encoded in this region:
- the purU gene encoding formyltetrahydrofolate deformylase; amino-acid sequence: MRTFRLVIACPDRVGIVAKVSNFLASHNGWITEASHHSDNLSGWFFMRHEIRADSLPFGIEAFREAFAPIAEEFSMDWRITDTEQKKRVVLMASRESHCLADLLHRWHSDELDCEISCVISNHDDLRSMVEWHGIPYYHVPVNPQDKEPAFAEVSRLVKQHDAEVVVLARYMQILPPALCTEYAHKVINIHHSFLPSFVGAKPYHQASMRGVKLIGATCHYVTEELDAGPIIEQDVVRVSHSDSIEDMVRFGRDVEKMVLARGLRYHLEDRVLVHGNKTVVF